The following is a genomic window from Myxocyprinus asiaticus isolate MX2 ecotype Aquarium Trade chromosome 38, UBuf_Myxa_2, whole genome shotgun sequence.
ttggtggttaaggctctgggttactgatcagaaggatgccactgttgggcccttgagcaaggcccttgaccctatctgctccaggggcaccatatcatggctgaccctgcactctgaccccagcttagctgggatttgtgaaaaaagaatttcactgtatatgtgcaaatgtataatgtgtgataaattaaattagtaaattagATAACACTCACTCCGAGTGACTGACACTGTCCTTTCCCACAGTGGCCTTGTTTTTGGGATGGATACAGAAAAAGGTCAGTTTTGGGGTGAGTAGTGAGTAAATCTTTAATTAACCTTTTCCGGAGGTGCTTGTGTGTACATGGACAGGGGCAGCTCCTAATATCTAAAGAGTGAAAGAGATGGTTGAATCATAAATATATGAGGGACTGTGGGAACACGCATGCTAAGAAGAGGAGCACATATGAGCACATTAAGAAATACTGGAGAACGTTTTACTTATTAGCATATATAGCGTAAGTAAACTTTCCAGAGAAGCATTTTAACTGTTTTAATTGAGGCTTGTCTGTCATTTTAtagatttaaagggacagttcacccaaaaatgtaaattctgccaAATGTTGTTCCAGACCTACTGTATATGacttttatacaatgaaagtaaatggaagAGTGAATGGAAAGTGCAAATAATGCAGTGAAAGTATATGGTGATCGAGGGTAACATTTTGCATAACATCAGTTGTGTTCCTCTGAAAAATGAATGTCATACAGGGTTGAAGTAAAACGaatatgagtaaataatgacagaatttttatttttgggtgaactattgctttaatgagctaaagtgagttgttttctaTTACAGCAATCCAGCTACGGTTTGTTTGACCTTTGAAGTACACGTTGATCCAGTGGCCGAAATGGCGATAGCAGCGTTGGAGTTGATGGGCTTCTTTATGGGCATCTTTGGCATGTTCGGGACCCTGGTAGCCACTCTTCTGCCATATTGGGCAACCTCAGCGCACATTGGCGCTAATATTGTGACTGCAGTAGTCAACATGAAAGGTCTGTGGATGGAATGCGTCTATCAGAGCACTGGAGCCTTCCAGTGTGAGACTTACAACAGCATTCTGGGGCTCACGGCTGATCTACAAGCAGCCAGAGCTATGATGGTCATCTCCTTAATGTTTTCTGTCTTGGCTCTTGCCGTGTCCACCGTCGGCATGCAGTGCACTGTCTGTATGGGTGGTTCCTCAGTCAAGAGCAAGGTGGCTGGGGCAGGTTGCTCGCTCTTTCTCCTGGCAGGGCTCTTGTCTTTGATCCCGGTGTCTTGGAAGACCCATGAGGTGGTGCAAACCTTCTACACCAATAACATGCCTCCCAGTCTTAAGTTTGAGATAGGCGATTGCCTATATGTGGGGCTGGCTTCTTCGCTCATGTCCATGTTGGGTGGAGGGCTGTTAAGTGCATCTTGTTGTGATGACCTAGACGGTGGCAGGGGAACAAGGCGATATTACCCCTACCCTGACCG
Proteins encoded in this region:
- the LOC127428856 gene encoding claudin-14-like gives rise to the protein MAIAALELMGFFMGIFGMFGTLVATLLPYWATSAHIGANIVTAVVNMKGLWMECVYQSTGAFQCETYNSILGLTADLQAARAMMVISLMFSVLALAVSTVGMQCTVCMGGSSVKSKVAGAGCSLFLLAGLLSLIPVSWKTHEVVQTFYTNNMPPSLKFEIGDCLYVGLASSLMSMLGGGLLSASCCDDLDGGRGTRRYYPYPDRTGIGMSHGATHSMPYHPPILQTAAKVTNKNQMLNSQTSTSTHSAMPAPAHDSRKSTHQNTAAGYDITGYV